In one Nicotiana sylvestris chromosome 8, ASM39365v2, whole genome shotgun sequence genomic region, the following are encoded:
- the LOC104226282 gene encoding uncharacterized mitochondrial protein AtMg00810-like, with amino-acid sequence MVLIYVDDMLITGDSLKLIEETKSHLQQSFKMKDLGELKYFLGIEFARSKQGILMHQRKYTLELISETDIAAAKLAITPLDVYMKLTTTEYDEHIKKTKSTTLMNEELADINSYQRLIGKLLYLTMTRPDISFSVQTLSQFLQRPKKSHMEATLRIVKYIKNSLGQGILLYNKDNNTLSAYCDADWAACPFSRKFVSGYFGSPKSKILFPEAQQKLSIEVLQQLWQNLFG; translated from the coding sequence ATGGTACTAATATATGTAGATGACATGCTTATAACTGGTGATTCCCTGAAATTAATAGAGGAAACCAAATCACATCTACAACAGTCCTTTAAGATGAAAGACCTAGGGGAATTAAAGTATTTCCTAGGTATAGAATTTGCTAGATCAAAACAAGGCATTCTCATGCACCAGAGAAAATATACACTAGAATTGATTTCTGAGACAGATATTGCAGCTGCTAAACTAGCAATAACACCTCTTGATGTATATATGAAGCTTACAACTACAGAATATGATGAACATATCAAGAAAACTAAGTCTACTACCTTGATGAATGAAGAATTGGCAGATATAAATTCCTATCAAAGACTGATAGGCAAACTCTTATATCTAACAATGACTAGACCAGATATCTCATTTAGTGTACAAACACTAAGTCAGTTCCTACAAAGACCAAAGAAGTCTCACATGGAAGCGACTCTAAGGATTGTCAAATATATCAAAAATAGCCTAGGGCAAGGAATTCTACTCTACAACAAAGACAACAACACTCTTTCAGCTTATTGTGATGCAGACTGGGCTGCCTGTCCTTTTTCTAGAAAGTTCGTTTCAGGTTATTTTGGAAGTCCAAAAAGCAAAATATTGTTT
- the LOC138876153 gene encoding uncharacterized protein: MALLGRNKLGLVDGSCTKESYLENLWNHWERVNAIVLSWLMNSVSSGLLGGIMYASSAHAVWNDLHERFDKVDGSISYNLHKEIAMLSQGTTSASAYFSRLKDLWEEFEALVPAPRCDCPKSRELVVHLQKLKLFQFLMGLNDSNGQARSQILLMSPMPSVNQAYVMVISDESQKSVANNTGLLRANPTSGTNQYDVAMLTKIGGNNQRLTRKNFNLFCEGCKIRGHSKENYYKVVGYPPEYRERKMNTNTHSAYIMLSDIGI, from the coding sequence ATGGCGTTGTTAGGAAGGAATAAGTTAGGATTAGTTGATGggtcctgtaccaaagaaagttACCTAGAAAATTTGTGGAATCATTGGGAACGAGTGAATGCCATAGTACTTTCTTGGTTGATGAATTCTGTTAGCAGTGGGTTGCTGGGAGGTATAATGTATGCCTCAAGTGCACATGCTGTATGGAATGATTTGCATGAGAGATTTGATAAAGTTGATGGCTCAATATCGTATAATTTGCATAAAGAAATTGCAATGCTGAGTCAAGGAACAACATCTGCCTCTGCATACTTCTCAAGACTAAAAGATCTGTGGGAAGAGTTTGAGGCACTGGTCCCTGCACCTAGGTGTGACTGCCCAAAATCAAGAGAACTTGTGGTTCATTTGCAAAAATTAAAACTGTTTCAGTTCTTGATGGGATTAAATGATTCCAATGGTCAAGCTAGGAGTCAAATTCTGCTGATGAGTCCAATGCCATCAGTTAATCAAGCATATGTCATGGTGATTAGTGATGAGAGTCAAAAATCAGTTGCTAATAATACTGGCTTACTGAGAGCAAATCCTACATCTGGAACTAATCAATATGATGTAGCCATGTTAACCAAGATTGGTGGAAATAATCAGAGACTGACTAGGAAAAATTTCAATCTATTCTGTGAAGgatgcaaaataagaggacattCTAAAGAAAATTACTACAAAGTTGTAGGCTATCCTCCCGAATATAGAGAAAGGAAAATGAACACAAATACACACAGTGCTTACATCATGTTATCTGATATTGGTATATAG